AAATTGATAGCAACTTGCCTCTTACTACCTGCGGCCCAGGAGGAAATTTCGCCCATGAACAGTTGGACTCTTGTCTACGAATCTTTCGACCCTCCCCAGGAAAAATTGCGCGAGGCCCTGTGTACCGTCGGCAACGGCTACTTTTGCACGCGCGGGGCCGCGCCTGAATCCCGCGCCGATGATGTGCACTATCCCGGCACCTATCTCGCCGGCGGATACAATCGTCTGGAGACGCAAATTGCGGGTCGCACCATAGAAAACGAAGATCTGGTCAACTTGCCTAACTGGCTGCCCCTCTCCTTTCGGATCCAGGGTGGTGACTGGTTTAACCTGCAAGGAGTTAAAATTCACTCCTATCGCCAGACTCTTGACCTCAAACAAGGGCTATTGCAACGCAGCATTCGCTTTGAAGACGCTGAACAGCGCATCACCCTGCTTGAGCAAAAATGCCTGGTGCACATGGGCAATCGTCACCTGGCGGCCCTTGAAACCTGTCTGCAGGCTGAGAACTGGTCGGGCAAAGTCGATTTTTGCAGCGCTCTGGACGGACGCGTGGTCAACGACAACGTCGAACGCTACAGCGACCTGGCCAATCGGCATCTCGAGCCCCTCGCCGCGCAACAGCTCGATGAAGAAACACTTTTGCTGAAAATGCGCACCAACCAGTCGCGGGTCGAAATCGCCCAGGCGTCCCGCACCCGAATTTTTATCGCAGGCGCGGCACAGACTCCCGAGCGCAGTCTGGATCAGCAAGACGATTACATCGCCCAACAGTTCACCATCAACCTTGAGCAGGGCCAGGAAGCCAGAATCGAAAAAATCATCGCTCTGTTCACTTCCCGTGACGAAGCTCTTTCTGAATGCGGCCTGGAAGCTCGCACCGCCGCGGCACGTGCCGGGTGCTTCGATGATTTGCTCAAGGGGCATGCCTTGCGCTGGAAACATCTGTGGCGACGCTTCGATATCAACCTCGAAGAAGCCAACGGCGACAAGGGCGAACGCAACAAGATGATTTTGCGTCTGCATATCTTTCACCTGCTGCAAACCGTCAGCATGCATGCCATCAAACTCGATATCGGGGTGCCTTCACGTGGTTGGCACGGCGAGGCCTATCGAGGGCATATTTTCTGGGATGAGCTGTTCATCTTTCCACTGCTCAACCTGCGCACCCCGGAAATCACGCGCACCCTGCTCAAATACCGCTACCGACGCCTTGACGAAGCGCGCGCCGCAGCCCGCGAGTCCGGTTTTCGTGGCGCCATGTACCCCTGGCAGAGCGGCAGTAACGGCCGCGAGGAAAGCCAGGAGGTTCATCTCAATCCCAAGTCAGGCAACTGGATTCCCGATAATTCGCGTCTGCAGCGCCACGTCAACGCGGCCATCGCCTGGAATGTCTGGCAGTATTTCCAGGTGACCGACGACTTGGAATATCTCTGCTTCTACGGGGCCGAGATGATCCTCGAAATCGCGCGCTTCTGGTCCAGCCTCGTACAGTGGAACGAAGAGATCGAAAGATACGAAATTCTCGGCGTCATGGGCCCCGATGAATATCATGACGCCTATCCCGATTCCGACCAGCCGGGGCTCAACAACAATACCTACACCAACGTCATGGCGGTCTGGGTACTGAGCTGTGCCCTTGAGACGCTGGAGGTTCTGCCCGAAAATCGACGGCAGGAATTATGCGAAATTCTTGGTTTGAAAG
The nucleotide sequence above comes from Geoalkalibacter ferrihydriticus DSM 17813. Encoded proteins:
- a CDS encoding glycoside hydrolase family 65 protein, with the translated sequence MNSWTLVYESFDPPQEKLREALCTVGNGYFCTRGAAPESRADDVHYPGTYLAGGYNRLETQIAGRTIENEDLVNLPNWLPLSFRIQGGDWFNLQGVKIHSYRQTLDLKQGLLQRSIRFEDAEQRITLLEQKCLVHMGNRHLAALETCLQAENWSGKVDFCSALDGRVVNDNVERYSDLANRHLEPLAAQQLDEETLLLKMRTNQSRVEIAQASRTRIFIAGAAQTPERSLDQQDDYIAQQFTINLEQGQEARIEKIIALFTSRDEALSECGLEARTAAARAGCFDDLLKGHALRWKHLWRRFDINLEEANGDKGERNKMILRLHIFHLLQTVSMHAIKLDIGVPSRGWHGEAYRGHIFWDELFIFPLLNLRTPEITRTLLKYRYRRLDEARAAARESGFRGAMYPWQSGSNGREESQEVHLNPKSGNWIPDNSRLQRHVNAAIAWNVWQYFQVTDDLEYLCFYGAEMILEIARFWSSLVQWNEEIERYEILGVMGPDEYHDAYPDSDQPGLNNNTYTNVMAVWVLSCALETLEVLPENRRQELCEILGLKEDEIERWDHISRRMRLVFHGEGLLSQFEGYDELEELDWESYRQKHGKVMRLDRILEAEDDTPNRYKCSKQADVLMLFYLFSAEELQTLFERLGYDFDCQTIPKNIDYYLARTSHGSTLSQVVHSWVLSRSDREGSWDLYAQALRSDIDDIQGGTTPEGIHLGAMAGTVDLIQRCYTGIETRNGVLHLNPCLPRELMSLCLQLHYRGQLLTLRITQEKMKLTCQQCEIEAIRVAYGEQEYRLRGGETLEMNLCSKECP